A genomic region of Metopolophium dirhodum isolate CAU chromosome 1, ASM1992520v1, whole genome shotgun sequence contains the following coding sequences:
- the LOC132935008 gene encoding zinc finger protein OZF-like yields the protein MEPLRTSINDLGINANFLTIPIVKCDDQILKTVIKRENIDEADHNNVDHLSNKVTKQEIIDETNHNNDQLLQIGIKTEENNKNYIKKELDVIEIAEFRGTVIVNQSKSIGSTVQSYKRTHNGKKRYECYSCGKTFSYKIFIMRHLRKHTVQTPYKCEICDKAFSKKSNLTTHSRTHTGHTPFKCEICDKAFSQKSNLTIHKRTHTGEKPYVCDTCGKAFSSKPHLMRHNNTHTGKKPYKCEICDKAFSQKSNLTVHSRTHTGEMRYKCELCDKAFSKKSSLTTHSRTHTGEKPYVCDICDKAFANKPYLMLHKRSHTGEKPYVCDTCDKKFSLKQNLTNHIKTHNGEKWYECDSCDKAFYQKSNLTFHKLTHTGEKLYECDCCDRVFSLKRNLTSHIRTHNGEKWYKCDTCEKAFHRKTHLEIHKRTHTDEKPYKCDSCGKRFCDRSNLTSHTRIHTGKKPFACNSCDKAFSRKTYLMGHLKTHTSEKPYKCEICDEAFSKKTTLKKHISMHR from the exons ATGGAACCGTTAAGGACGTCTATTAATGATTTAGGAATAAATGCCAA TTTTTTGACAATTCCAATCGTTAAATGTGATgatcaaatattgaaaacagTTATTAAACGGGAAAATATTGATGAAGCAGACCATAATAATGTTGATCATCTATCTAACAAAGTCACAAAACAAGAAATTATTGATGAAACAAACCATAATAATGATCAATTATTACAGATAGG aattaaaactgaagaaaataacaaaaattacataaaaaaggAATTAGATGTGATTGAAATTGCTGAATTTAGAGGTACAGTCATTGTCAACCAAAGCAAATCCATAGGCTCTACAGTCCAAAGCTATAAAAGAACACATAACGGAAAAAAGCGGTATGAATGTTATAGCTGTGGTAAAACTTtttcttacaaaatatttataatgagacATTTAAGGAAACATACCGTTCAAACAccatataaatgtgaaatttgTGATAAAGCCTTTTCtaagaaatcaaatttaacgaCTCACTCAAGGACACATACCGGTCACACGCCATTTAAATGTGAAATCTGTGATAAAGCCTTTTCtcagaaatcaaatttaactatTCATAAAAGGACACATACCGGAGAAAAGCCGTATGTATGTGATACCTGTGGTAAAGCTTTTTCTAGCAAACCACATTTGATGAGACATAACAATACACATACCGGCAAAAAGCCTTATAAATGTGAAATCTGCGATAAAGCCTTTTCtcagaaatcaaatttaacggTTCACTCAAGGACACACACCGGTGAAATGCGATATAAATGTGAACTTTGTGATAAAGCCTTTTCTAAGAAATCAAGTTTAACAACTCATTCAAGGACACATACCGGAGAAAAGCCGTATGTATGTGATATCTGTGATAAAGCTTTTGCTAACAAACCATATTTGATGTTACATAAAAGATCACATACCGGAGAAAAGCCGTACGTATGTGATACCTGTGATAAAAAATTTTCCCtcaaacaaaatttaacaaatcatATTAAGACACATAACGGAGAAAAGTGGTATGAATGTGATAGCTGTGATAAAGctttttatcaaaaaagtaatttaacatttcataaattaacACATACCGGAGAAAAGCTGTACGAATGTGATTGCTGTGATAGAGTATTTTCTCTCAAACGAAATTTAACAAGTCATATTCGGACACATAACGGAGAAAAGTGGTATAAATGTGATACCTGTGAGAAAGCTTTTCATCGGAAAACAcatttagaaattcataaaagaaCACATACCGACgaaaagccgtataaatgtgatAGCTGTGGCAAAAGGTTTTGTGATCGATCAAATTTAACAAGTCATACAAGAATACATACAGGAAAAAAGCCGTTTGCATGTAATAGCTGTGATAAAGCTTTTTCTAGGAAAACATATTTGATGGGACATTTAAAGACACATACCAGCGAAAAGCCGTACAAATGTGAAATCTGTGATGAAGCCTTTTCTAAGAAAACAACTTTGAAAAAACATATAAGTATGCATAGGTAA
- the LOC132936940 gene encoding uncharacterized protein LOC132936940, protein MVKALKKKATKYPAKRLIIKPNQIDDKFIEKNIDAFITEESLKLFSRFNIDDGFLKHDPTFWESSESYINGKKIINSLKIVNDTAERAVKLMEEYNSTLTLDEEQKQFILKCVQEHRKIYPDCKKSTLQQQY, encoded by the exons ATGGTAAaagccttaaaaaaaaaagcgacAAAATATCCGGCCAAACGATTGATAATTAAACCAAACCAAATAGATGATAAATTTATTG aaaaaaatattgacgcATTTATAACAGAAGAAAGCTTAAAACTATTTTCCCGATTTAACATTGATGACGGATTCTTAAAACATGATCCGACTTTTTGGGAATCTAGTGAAAGTTacataaatggtaaaaaaattattaattcattaaaaatagttaacgaTACTGCAGAGAGAGCCGTGAAGTTGATGGAAGAATACAATTCTACACTCACATTAGATGaagaacaaaaacaatttatactaaaatgtgTACAAGAACATCGGAAAATTTATCCAGATTGTAAAAAAAGCACcttacaacaacaatattaa